One window from the genome of Andrena cerasifolii isolate SP2316 chromosome 3, iyAndCera1_principal, whole genome shotgun sequence encodes:
- the Tpnt gene encoding troponin T, skeletal muscle isoform X3, whose product MIDATLDRRGEQHLNHPQTCRTTRTNTPARRRWSRKRKHTERKIEDSGENPEFMKRQEQKRSDLDEQLKEYIAEWRKQRAKEEEELKRLKEKQAKRKITRADEEKRLAQKKKEEEERRQREIEEKKQRDIEEKRRRLEESEKKRQAMMQAMKDQASKKGPNFTITRKDLAGQLTSAQVERNKTKEQLEEEKKISLSIRIKPLEIDNLSIEKLRSKANELWDTIVKLETEKYDLEERQKRQDYDLKELKERQKQQLRHKALKKGLDPEALTGKYPPKIQVASKYERRVDTRSYDDKKKLFEGGLTEQQKEVIEKQWTQQKEQFLGRQKTKLPKWFGERPGKKPGDPESPEGEEDVKAAAEDEELEEPQFEEEEEEEEEEEEEEEGGEGKDKDEGEEEEEEEEEEEEEEEEEEEEEEEEEEEE is encoded by the exons ATGATCGATGCTACCTTGGATCGCAGGGGTGAACAG CACCTTAACCACCCGCAAACATgtcggacgacgaggaccaatACTC CAGCGAGGAGGAGGTGGTCGAGGAAACGTAA GCACACCGAGAGGAAGATCGA GGACTCTGGGGAGAATCCCGAGTTTATGAAG AGGCAGGAACAGAAGAGAAGCGACTTAGACGAACAGCTCAAGGAATACATCGCAGAATGGCGGAAGCAGAGGGCCAAAGAGGAGGAGGAGCTGAAGAGATTGAAG GAGAAGCAAGCCAAGCGCAAGATCACTCGCGCGGACGAGGAGAAGAGATTGGCCCAgaaaaagaaggaggaggaagagcgtCGTCAACGCGAAATCG AGGAGAAGAAGCAACGTGACATCGAGGAGAAGAGAAG GCGTCTCGAAGAGTCAGAAAAGAAACGCCAAGCTATGATGCAAGCGATGAAGGATCAGGCAAGCAAGAAAGGCCCCAATTTCACCATCACCAGGAAAGATCTGGCG GGACAACTTACGTCGGCGCAAGTGGAGCGCAACAAGACGAAAGAACAGCTCGAAGAGGAGAAGAAAATCTCGCTGAGCATCCGCATCAAACCATTGGAAATCGATAACCTGTCCATCGAGAAGCTCCGATCCAAGGCCAACGAACTCTGGGACACCATAGTCAAGCTGGAGACCGAGAAATACGATCTTGAAGAGCGACAGAAACGCCAGGACTATGAC CTTAAAGAATTAAAGGAACGTCAGAAGCAGCAGTTGAGGCACAAGGCCTTGAAGAAAGGTCTCGATCCCGAAGCCCTCACCGGCAAGTACCCT CCCAAGATCCAAGTCGCCTCCAAATACGAACGTCGCGTGGATACCAGGTCCTACGACGACAAGAAGAAGCTGTTCGAGGGT GGTCTGACCGAACAGCAGAAGGAAGTCATAGAGAAGCAGTGGACCCAGCAGAAGGAACAATTCCTTGGTCGCCAGAAGA CGAAGTTGCCGAAGTGGTTCGGCGAGAGGCCAGGCAAGAAACCTGGAGACCCCGAGTCCCCGGAGGGCGAGGAAGACGTGAAGGCTGCGGCTGAGGACGAGGAGTTGGAGGAGCCACAAttcgaagaagaggaagaagaggaggaggaggaggaggaggaggaagagggaggagaaggaaaggacaaggacgagggcgaggaggaggaagaggaggaggaggaggaagaggaggaggaagaggaggaggaggaagaggaggaggaggaggaagaggaggaataa
- the Tpnt gene encoding troponin T, skeletal muscle isoform X5, with the protein MSDDEDQYSSEEEVVEETGRASQKDSGENPEFMKRQEQKRSDLDEQLKEYIAEWRKQRAKEEEELKRLKEKQAKRKITRADEEKRLAQKKKEEEERRQREIEEKKQRDIEEKRRRLEESEKKRQAMMQAMKDQASKKGPNFTITRKDLAGQLTSAQVERNKTKEQLEEEKKISLSIRIKPLEIDNLSIEKLRSKANELWDTIVKLETEKYDLEERQKRQDYDLKELKERQKQQLRHKALKKGLDPEALTGKYPPKIQVASKYERRVDTRSYDDKKKLFEGGLTEQQKEVIEKQWTQQKEQFLGRQKTKLPKWFGERPGKKPGDPESPEGEEDVKAAAEDEELEEPQFEEEEEEEEEEEEEEEGGEGKDKDEGEEEEEEEEEEEEEEEEEEEEEEEEEEEE; encoded by the exons ATgtcggacgacgaggaccaatACTC CAGCGAGGAGGAGGTGGTCGAGGAAAC GGGTAGGGCGTCCCAAAA GGACTCTGGGGAGAATCCCGAGTTTATGAAG AGGCAGGAACAGAAGAGAAGCGACTTAGACGAACAGCTCAAGGAATACATCGCAGAATGGCGGAAGCAGAGGGCCAAAGAGGAGGAGGAGCTGAAGAGATTGAAG GAGAAGCAAGCCAAGCGCAAGATCACTCGCGCGGACGAGGAGAAGAGATTGGCCCAgaaaaagaaggaggaggaagagcgtCGTCAACGCGAAATCG AGGAGAAGAAGCAACGTGACATCGAGGAGAAGAGAAG GCGTCTCGAAGAGTCAGAAAAGAAACGCCAAGCTATGATGCAAGCGATGAAGGATCAGGCAAGCAAGAAAGGCCCCAATTTCACCATCACCAGGAAAGATCTGGCG GGACAACTTACGTCGGCGCAAGTGGAGCGCAACAAGACGAAAGAACAGCTCGAAGAGGAGAAGAAAATCTCGCTGAGCATCCGCATCAAACCATTGGAAATCGATAACCTGTCCATCGAGAAGCTCCGATCCAAGGCCAACGAACTCTGGGACACCATAGTCAAGCTGGAGACCGAGAAATACGATCTTGAAGAGCGACAGAAACGCCAGGACTATGAC CTTAAAGAATTAAAGGAACGTCAGAAGCAGCAGTTGAGGCACAAGGCCTTGAAGAAAGGTCTCGATCCCGAAGCCCTCACCGGCAAGTACCCT CCCAAGATCCAAGTCGCCTCCAAATACGAACGTCGCGTGGATACCAGGTCCTACGACGACAAGAAGAAGCTGTTCGAGGGT GGTCTGACCGAACAGCAGAAGGAAGTCATAGAGAAGCAGTGGACCCAGCAGAAGGAACAATTCCTTGGTCGCCAGAAGA CGAAGTTGCCGAAGTGGTTCGGCGAGAGGCCAGGCAAGAAACCTGGAGACCCCGAGTCCCCGGAGGGCGAGGAAGACGTGAAGGCTGCGGCTGAGGACGAGGAGTTGGAGGAGCCACAAttcgaagaagaggaagaagaggaggaggaggaggaggaggaggaagagggaggagaaggaaaggacaaggacgagggcgaggaggaggaagaggaggaggaggaggaagaggaggaggaagaggaggaggaggaagaggaggaggaggaggaagaggaggaataa
- the Tpnt gene encoding troponin T, skeletal muscle isoform X10: MSDDEDQYSDSGENPEFMKRQEQKRSDLDEQLKEYIAEWRKQRAKEEEELKRLKEKQAKRKITRADEEKRLAQKKKEEEERRQREIEEKKQRDIEEKRRRLEESEKKRQAMMQAMKDQASKKGPNFTITRKDLAGQLTSAQVERNKTKEQLEEEKKISLSIRIKPLEIDNLSIEKLRSKANELWDTIVKLETEKYDLEERQKRQDYDLKELKERQKQQLRHKALKKGLDPEALTGKYPPKIQVASKYERRVDTRSYDDKKKLFEGGYDTLLAEYNEKLWKQKTEQFMKRNKTKLPKWFGERPGKKPGDPESPEGEEDVKAAAEDEELEEPQFEEEEEEEEEEEEEEEGGEGKDKDEGEEEEEEEEEEEEEEEEEEEEEEEEEEEE; this comes from the exons ATgtcggacgacgaggaccaatACTC GGACTCTGGGGAGAATCCCGAGTTTATGAAG AGGCAGGAACAGAAGAGAAGCGACTTAGACGAACAGCTCAAGGAATACATCGCAGAATGGCGGAAGCAGAGGGCCAAAGAGGAGGAGGAGCTGAAGAGATTGAAG GAGAAGCAAGCCAAGCGCAAGATCACTCGCGCGGACGAGGAGAAGAGATTGGCCCAgaaaaagaaggaggaggaagagcgtCGTCAACGCGAAATCG AGGAGAAGAAGCAACGTGACATCGAGGAGAAGAGAAG GCGTCTCGAAGAGTCAGAAAAGAAACGCCAAGCTATGATGCAAGCGATGAAGGATCAGGCAAGCAAGAAAGGCCCCAATTTCACCATCACCAGGAAAGATCTGGCG GGACAACTTACGTCGGCGCAAGTGGAGCGCAACAAGACGAAAGAACAGCTCGAAGAGGAGAAGAAAATCTCGCTGAGCATCCGCATCAAACCATTGGAAATCGATAACCTGTCCATCGAGAAGCTCCGATCCAAGGCCAACGAACTCTGGGACACCATAGTCAAGCTGGAGACCGAGAAATACGATCTTGAAGAGCGACAGAAACGCCAGGACTATGAC CTTAAAGAATTAAAGGAACGTCAGAAGCAGCAGTTGAGGCACAAGGCCTTGAAGAAAGGTCTCGATCCCGAAGCCCTCACCGGCAAGTACCCT CCCAAGATCCAAGTCGCCTCCAAATACGAACGTCGCGTGGATACCAGGTCCTACGACGACAAGAAGAAGCTGTTCGAGGGT GGCTATGACACGCTTTTAGCAGAGTACAACGAGAAACTGTGGAAACAGAAAACAGAACAGTTCATGAAGCGCAACAAAA CGAAGTTGCCGAAGTGGTTCGGCGAGAGGCCAGGCAAGAAACCTGGAGACCCCGAGTCCCCGGAGGGCGAGGAAGACGTGAAGGCTGCGGCTGAGGACGAGGAGTTGGAGGAGCCACAAttcgaagaagaggaagaagaggaggaggaggaggaggaggaggaagagggaggagaaggaaaggacaaggacgagggcgaggaggaggaagaggaggaggaggaggaagaggaggaggaagaggaggaggaggaagaggaggaggaggaggaagaggaggaataa
- the Tpnt gene encoding troponin T, skeletal muscle isoform X9: MSDDEDQYSDSGENPEFMKRQEQKRSDLDEQLKEYIAEWRKQRAKEEEELKRLKEKQAKRKITRADEEKRLAQKKKEEEERRQREIEEKKQRDIEEKRRRLEESEKKRQAMMQAMKDQASKKGPNFTITRKDLAGQLTSAQVERNKTKEQLEEEKKISLSIRIKPLEIDNLSIEKLRSKANELWDTIVKLETEKYDLEERQKRQDYDLKELKERQKQQLRHKALKKGLDPEALTGKYPPKIQVASKYERRVDTRSYDDKKKLFEGGLTEQQKEVIEKQWTQQKEQFLGRQKTKLPKWFGERPGKKPGDPESPEGEEDVKAAAEDEELEEPQFEEEEEEEEEEEEEEEGGEGKDKDEGEEEEEEEEEEEEEEEEEEEEEEEEEEEE; encoded by the exons ATgtcggacgacgaggaccaatACTC GGACTCTGGGGAGAATCCCGAGTTTATGAAG AGGCAGGAACAGAAGAGAAGCGACTTAGACGAACAGCTCAAGGAATACATCGCAGAATGGCGGAAGCAGAGGGCCAAAGAGGAGGAGGAGCTGAAGAGATTGAAG GAGAAGCAAGCCAAGCGCAAGATCACTCGCGCGGACGAGGAGAAGAGATTGGCCCAgaaaaagaaggaggaggaagagcgtCGTCAACGCGAAATCG AGGAGAAGAAGCAACGTGACATCGAGGAGAAGAGAAG GCGTCTCGAAGAGTCAGAAAAGAAACGCCAAGCTATGATGCAAGCGATGAAGGATCAGGCAAGCAAGAAAGGCCCCAATTTCACCATCACCAGGAAAGATCTGGCG GGACAACTTACGTCGGCGCAAGTGGAGCGCAACAAGACGAAAGAACAGCTCGAAGAGGAGAAGAAAATCTCGCTGAGCATCCGCATCAAACCATTGGAAATCGATAACCTGTCCATCGAGAAGCTCCGATCCAAGGCCAACGAACTCTGGGACACCATAGTCAAGCTGGAGACCGAGAAATACGATCTTGAAGAGCGACAGAAACGCCAGGACTATGAC CTTAAAGAATTAAAGGAACGTCAGAAGCAGCAGTTGAGGCACAAGGCCTTGAAGAAAGGTCTCGATCCCGAAGCCCTCACCGGCAAGTACCCT CCCAAGATCCAAGTCGCCTCCAAATACGAACGTCGCGTGGATACCAGGTCCTACGACGACAAGAAGAAGCTGTTCGAGGGT GGTCTGACCGAACAGCAGAAGGAAGTCATAGAGAAGCAGTGGACCCAGCAGAAGGAACAATTCCTTGGTCGCCAGAAGA CGAAGTTGCCGAAGTGGTTCGGCGAGAGGCCAGGCAAGAAACCTGGAGACCCCGAGTCCCCGGAGGGCGAGGAAGACGTGAAGGCTGCGGCTGAGGACGAGGAGTTGGAGGAGCCACAAttcgaagaagaggaagaagaggaggaggaggaggaggaggaggaagagggaggagaaggaaaggacaaggacgagggcgaggaggaggaagaggaggaggaggaggaagaggaggaggaagaggaggaggaggaagaggaggaggaggaggaagaggaggaataa
- the Tpnt gene encoding troponin T, skeletal muscle isoform X1 → MIDATLDRRGEQHLNHPQTCRTTRTNTPARRRWSRKRKHTERKIEGRASQKDSGENPEFMKRQEQKRSDLDEQLKEYIAEWRKQRAKEEEELKRLKEKQAKRKITRADEEKRLAQKKKEEEERRQREIEEKKQRDIEEKRRRLEESEKKRQAMMQAMKDQASKKGPNFTITRKDLAGQLTSAQVERNKTKEQLEEEKKISLSIRIKPLEIDNLSIEKLRSKANELWDTIVKLETEKYDLEERQKRQDYDLKELKERQKQQLRHKALKKGLDPEALTGKYPPKIQVASKYERRVDTRSYDDKKKLFEGGLTEQQKEVIEKQWTQQKEQFLGRQKTKLPKWFGERPGKKPGDPESPEGEEDVKAAAEDEELEEPQFEEEEEEEEEEEEEEEGGEGKDKDEGEEEEEEEEEEEEEEEEEEEEEEEEEEEE, encoded by the exons ATGATCGATGCTACCTTGGATCGCAGGGGTGAACAG CACCTTAACCACCCGCAAACATgtcggacgacgaggaccaatACTC CAGCGAGGAGGAGGTGGTCGAGGAAACGTAA GCACACCGAGAGGAAGATCGA GGGTAGGGCGTCCCAAAA GGACTCTGGGGAGAATCCCGAGTTTATGAAG AGGCAGGAACAGAAGAGAAGCGACTTAGACGAACAGCTCAAGGAATACATCGCAGAATGGCGGAAGCAGAGGGCCAAAGAGGAGGAGGAGCTGAAGAGATTGAAG GAGAAGCAAGCCAAGCGCAAGATCACTCGCGCGGACGAGGAGAAGAGATTGGCCCAgaaaaagaaggaggaggaagagcgtCGTCAACGCGAAATCG AGGAGAAGAAGCAACGTGACATCGAGGAGAAGAGAAG GCGTCTCGAAGAGTCAGAAAAGAAACGCCAAGCTATGATGCAAGCGATGAAGGATCAGGCAAGCAAGAAAGGCCCCAATTTCACCATCACCAGGAAAGATCTGGCG GGACAACTTACGTCGGCGCAAGTGGAGCGCAACAAGACGAAAGAACAGCTCGAAGAGGAGAAGAAAATCTCGCTGAGCATCCGCATCAAACCATTGGAAATCGATAACCTGTCCATCGAGAAGCTCCGATCCAAGGCCAACGAACTCTGGGACACCATAGTCAAGCTGGAGACCGAGAAATACGATCTTGAAGAGCGACAGAAACGCCAGGACTATGAC CTTAAAGAATTAAAGGAACGTCAGAAGCAGCAGTTGAGGCACAAGGCCTTGAAGAAAGGTCTCGATCCCGAAGCCCTCACCGGCAAGTACCCT CCCAAGATCCAAGTCGCCTCCAAATACGAACGTCGCGTGGATACCAGGTCCTACGACGACAAGAAGAAGCTGTTCGAGGGT GGTCTGACCGAACAGCAGAAGGAAGTCATAGAGAAGCAGTGGACCCAGCAGAAGGAACAATTCCTTGGTCGCCAGAAGA CGAAGTTGCCGAAGTGGTTCGGCGAGAGGCCAGGCAAGAAACCTGGAGACCCCGAGTCCCCGGAGGGCGAGGAAGACGTGAAGGCTGCGGCTGAGGACGAGGAGTTGGAGGAGCCACAAttcgaagaagaggaagaagaggaggaggaggaggaggaggaggaagagggaggagaaggaaaggacaaggacgagggcgaggaggaggaagaggaggaggaggaggaagaggaggaggaagaggaggaggaggaagaggaggaggaggaggaagaggaggaataa
- the Tpnt gene encoding troponin T, skeletal muscle isoform X4 yields the protein MTTMHLNHPQTCRTTRTNTPARRRWSRKRKHTERKIEGRASQKDSGENPEFMKRQEQKRSDLDEQLKEYIAEWRKQRAKEEEELKRLKEKQAKRKITRADEEKRLAQKKKEEEERRQREIEEKKQRDIEEKRRRLEESEKKRQAMMQAMKDQASKKGPNFTITRKDLAGQLTSAQVERNKTKEQLEEEKKISLSIRIKPLEIDNLSIEKLRSKANELWDTIVKLETEKYDLEERQKRQDYDLKELKERQKQQLRHKALKKGLDPEALTGKYPPKIQVASKYERRVDTRSYDDKKKLFEGGLTEQQKEVIEKQWTQQKEQFLGRQKTKLPKWFGERPGKKPGDPESPEGEEDVKAAAEDEELEEPQFEEEEEEEEEEEEEEEGGEGKDKDEGEEEEEEEEEEEEEEEEEEEEEEEEEEEE from the exons ATGACGACGATG CACCTTAACCACCCGCAAACATgtcggacgacgaggaccaatACTC CAGCGAGGAGGAGGTGGTCGAGGAAACGTAA GCACACCGAGAGGAAGATCGA GGGTAGGGCGTCCCAAAA GGACTCTGGGGAGAATCCCGAGTTTATGAAG AGGCAGGAACAGAAGAGAAGCGACTTAGACGAACAGCTCAAGGAATACATCGCAGAATGGCGGAAGCAGAGGGCCAAAGAGGAGGAGGAGCTGAAGAGATTGAAG GAGAAGCAAGCCAAGCGCAAGATCACTCGCGCGGACGAGGAGAAGAGATTGGCCCAgaaaaagaaggaggaggaagagcgtCGTCAACGCGAAATCG AGGAGAAGAAGCAACGTGACATCGAGGAGAAGAGAAG GCGTCTCGAAGAGTCAGAAAAGAAACGCCAAGCTATGATGCAAGCGATGAAGGATCAGGCAAGCAAGAAAGGCCCCAATTTCACCATCACCAGGAAAGATCTGGCG GGACAACTTACGTCGGCGCAAGTGGAGCGCAACAAGACGAAAGAACAGCTCGAAGAGGAGAAGAAAATCTCGCTGAGCATCCGCATCAAACCATTGGAAATCGATAACCTGTCCATCGAGAAGCTCCGATCCAAGGCCAACGAACTCTGGGACACCATAGTCAAGCTGGAGACCGAGAAATACGATCTTGAAGAGCGACAGAAACGCCAGGACTATGAC CTTAAAGAATTAAAGGAACGTCAGAAGCAGCAGTTGAGGCACAAGGCCTTGAAGAAAGGTCTCGATCCCGAAGCCCTCACCGGCAAGTACCCT CCCAAGATCCAAGTCGCCTCCAAATACGAACGTCGCGTGGATACCAGGTCCTACGACGACAAGAAGAAGCTGTTCGAGGGT GGTCTGACCGAACAGCAGAAGGAAGTCATAGAGAAGCAGTGGACCCAGCAGAAGGAACAATTCCTTGGTCGCCAGAAGA CGAAGTTGCCGAAGTGGTTCGGCGAGAGGCCAGGCAAGAAACCTGGAGACCCCGAGTCCCCGGAGGGCGAGGAAGACGTGAAGGCTGCGGCTGAGGACGAGGAGTTGGAGGAGCCACAAttcgaagaagaggaagaagaggaggaggaggaggaggaggaggaagagggaggagaaggaaaggacaaggacgagggcgaggaggaggaagaggaggaggaggaggaagaggaggaggaagaggaggaggaggaagaggaggaggaggaggaagaggaggaataa
- the Tpnt gene encoding troponin T, skeletal muscle isoform X2, which produces MIDATLDRRGEQHLNHPQTCRTTRTNTPARRRWSRKRKHTERKIEGRASQKDSGENPEFMKRQEQKRSDLDEQLKEYIAEWRKQRAKEEEELKRLKEKQAKRKITRADEEKRLAQKKKEEEERRQREIEEKKQRDIEEKRRRLEESEKKRQAMMQAMKDQASKKGPNFTITRKDLAGQLTSAQVERNKTKEQLEEEKKISLSIRIKPLEIDNLSIEKLRSKANELWDTIVKLETEKYDLEERQKRQDYDLKELKERQKQQLRHKALKKGLDPEALTGKYPPKIQVASKYERRVDTRSYDDKKKLFEGGYDTLLAEYNEKLWKQKTEQFMKRNKTKLPKWFGERPGKKPGDPESPEGEEDVKAAAEDEELEEPQFEEEEEEEEEEEEEEEGGEGKDKDEGEEEEEEEEEEEEEEEEEEEEEEEEEEEE; this is translated from the exons ATGATCGATGCTACCTTGGATCGCAGGGGTGAACAG CACCTTAACCACCCGCAAACATgtcggacgacgaggaccaatACTC CAGCGAGGAGGAGGTGGTCGAGGAAACGTAA GCACACCGAGAGGAAGATCGA GGGTAGGGCGTCCCAAAA GGACTCTGGGGAGAATCCCGAGTTTATGAAG AGGCAGGAACAGAAGAGAAGCGACTTAGACGAACAGCTCAAGGAATACATCGCAGAATGGCGGAAGCAGAGGGCCAAAGAGGAGGAGGAGCTGAAGAGATTGAAG GAGAAGCAAGCCAAGCGCAAGATCACTCGCGCGGACGAGGAGAAGAGATTGGCCCAgaaaaagaaggaggaggaagagcgtCGTCAACGCGAAATCG AGGAGAAGAAGCAACGTGACATCGAGGAGAAGAGAAG GCGTCTCGAAGAGTCAGAAAAGAAACGCCAAGCTATGATGCAAGCGATGAAGGATCAGGCAAGCAAGAAAGGCCCCAATTTCACCATCACCAGGAAAGATCTGGCG GGACAACTTACGTCGGCGCAAGTGGAGCGCAACAAGACGAAAGAACAGCTCGAAGAGGAGAAGAAAATCTCGCTGAGCATCCGCATCAAACCATTGGAAATCGATAACCTGTCCATCGAGAAGCTCCGATCCAAGGCCAACGAACTCTGGGACACCATAGTCAAGCTGGAGACCGAGAAATACGATCTTGAAGAGCGACAGAAACGCCAGGACTATGAC CTTAAAGAATTAAAGGAACGTCAGAAGCAGCAGTTGAGGCACAAGGCCTTGAAGAAAGGTCTCGATCCCGAAGCCCTCACCGGCAAGTACCCT CCCAAGATCCAAGTCGCCTCCAAATACGAACGTCGCGTGGATACCAGGTCCTACGACGACAAGAAGAAGCTGTTCGAGGGT GGCTATGACACGCTTTTAGCAGAGTACAACGAGAAACTGTGGAAACAGAAAACAGAACAGTTCATGAAGCGCAACAAAA CGAAGTTGCCGAAGTGGTTCGGCGAGAGGCCAGGCAAGAAACCTGGAGACCCCGAGTCCCCGGAGGGCGAGGAAGACGTGAAGGCTGCGGCTGAGGACGAGGAGTTGGAGGAGCCACAAttcgaagaagaggaagaagaggaggaggaggaggaggaggaggaagagggaggagaaggaaaggacaaggacgagggcgaggaggaggaagaggaggaggaggaggaagaggaggaggaagaggaggaggaggaagaggaggaggaggaggaagaggaggaataa
- the Tpnt gene encoding troponin T, skeletal muscle isoform X8, whose product MSDDEDQYSGRASQKDSGENPEFMKRQEQKRSDLDEQLKEYIAEWRKQRAKEEEELKRLKEKQAKRKITRADEEKRLAQKKKEEEERRQREIEEKKQRDIEEKRRRLEESEKKRQAMMQAMKDQASKKGPNFTITRKDLAGQLTSAQVERNKTKEQLEEEKKISLSIRIKPLEIDNLSIEKLRSKANELWDTIVKLETEKYDLEERQKRQDYDLKELKERQKQQLRHKALKKGLDPEALTGKYPPKIQVASKYERRVDTRSYDDKKKLFEGGYDTLLAEYNEKLWKQKTEQFMKRNKTKLPKWFGERPGKKPGDPESPEGEEDVKAAAEDEELEEPQFEEEEEEEEEEEEEEEGGEGKDKDEGEEEEEEEEEEEEEEEEEEEEEEEEEEEE is encoded by the exons ATgtcggacgacgaggaccaatACTC GGGTAGGGCGTCCCAAAA GGACTCTGGGGAGAATCCCGAGTTTATGAAG AGGCAGGAACAGAAGAGAAGCGACTTAGACGAACAGCTCAAGGAATACATCGCAGAATGGCGGAAGCAGAGGGCCAAAGAGGAGGAGGAGCTGAAGAGATTGAAG GAGAAGCAAGCCAAGCGCAAGATCACTCGCGCGGACGAGGAGAAGAGATTGGCCCAgaaaaagaaggaggaggaagagcgtCGTCAACGCGAAATCG AGGAGAAGAAGCAACGTGACATCGAGGAGAAGAGAAG GCGTCTCGAAGAGTCAGAAAAGAAACGCCAAGCTATGATGCAAGCGATGAAGGATCAGGCAAGCAAGAAAGGCCCCAATTTCACCATCACCAGGAAAGATCTGGCG GGACAACTTACGTCGGCGCAAGTGGAGCGCAACAAGACGAAAGAACAGCTCGAAGAGGAGAAGAAAATCTCGCTGAGCATCCGCATCAAACCATTGGAAATCGATAACCTGTCCATCGAGAAGCTCCGATCCAAGGCCAACGAACTCTGGGACACCATAGTCAAGCTGGAGACCGAGAAATACGATCTTGAAGAGCGACAGAAACGCCAGGACTATGAC CTTAAAGAATTAAAGGAACGTCAGAAGCAGCAGTTGAGGCACAAGGCCTTGAAGAAAGGTCTCGATCCCGAAGCCCTCACCGGCAAGTACCCT CCCAAGATCCAAGTCGCCTCCAAATACGAACGTCGCGTGGATACCAGGTCCTACGACGACAAGAAGAAGCTGTTCGAGGGT GGCTATGACACGCTTTTAGCAGAGTACAACGAGAAACTGTGGAAACAGAAAACAGAACAGTTCATGAAGCGCAACAAAA CGAAGTTGCCGAAGTGGTTCGGCGAGAGGCCAGGCAAGAAACCTGGAGACCCCGAGTCCCCGGAGGGCGAGGAAGACGTGAAGGCTGCGGCTGAGGACGAGGAGTTGGAGGAGCCACAAttcgaagaagaggaagaagaggaggaggaggaggaggaggaggaagagggaggagaaggaaaggacaaggacgagggcgaggaggaggaagaggaggaggaggaggaagaggaggaggaagaggaggaggaggaagaggaggaggaggaggaagaggaggaataa